Proteins found in one Erythrobacter sp. KY5 genomic segment:
- a CDS encoding ABC transporter ATP-binding protein/permease yields MPPDTASSDRPQSPPEGESWKTLRRFLPYLWPRDNPSLRWRIVIAMLFVLAAKGATLALPFAYKGAVDAMGQTGAGEAIAESAQVAMALVAAYVLGRFTSLLFDNLRNVAFERVGQMATLSLAEDVFHRLHRLSLRFHLNRRTGEVTKIIERGTKSIDMMLYFLLFNIAPTAIELIAVGVIFYLNFGWELVAATAFTVVAYIYVTRLITEWRTKLRREMNDLDGKALHRAVDSLLNYETVKYFGAEEREEKRYSQAARAYAMAAAKSENSLALLNVVQSVITNALMAGAMAFSVWGWSKGQLTVGDLVFVNTYLMQLFRPLDLLGWVYRTIRQGLVDMAEMFKLMDTAVEVEDAPDAKPLVVNEPSIAFENVTFGYEAERTIIKGLSFEVQAGSTLAIVGPSGAGKSTIGRLLFRFYDPKGGRILIDGQDIAKAEQDTVRAAIGIVPQDSVLFNDTLAYNIAYGAEGAGQETVEAAARDAALMPLIESLPERFETTVGERGLKLSGGEKQRVAIARTLVKNPPILLLDEATSALDTRTEQEILGTLRRLAQGRTTIAIAHRLSTIADADRIIVLDQGRLCESGTHAELLAAGGLYADMWAQQAQEKSTPEAQRTEAAE; encoded by the coding sequence ATGCCCCCTGACACAGCCTCTTCCGACCGCCCGCAATCTCCGCCCGAGGGTGAAAGCTGGAAAACGCTGCGGCGCTTCCTTCCTTACCTGTGGCCGCGCGATAACCCTTCGCTGCGCTGGCGCATCGTCATCGCGATGCTCTTCGTTCTCGCAGCCAAGGGTGCGACCCTCGCTTTGCCGTTTGCCTATAAGGGCGCGGTCGATGCGATGGGTCAGACGGGCGCGGGCGAGGCGATTGCCGAGAGCGCGCAGGTCGCGATGGCACTGGTCGCGGCCTATGTATTGGGTCGCTTCACGTCGCTGCTATTCGACAATCTGCGCAATGTCGCGTTTGAGCGCGTGGGGCAGATGGCAACGCTCAGCCTTGCCGAAGACGTGTTTCACCGCCTCCACCGGCTGAGCCTTCGCTTCCACCTCAACCGCCGCACGGGCGAGGTCACCAAGATCATCGAGCGCGGAACCAAGAGCATCGACATGATGCTTTACTTCCTGCTGTTCAACATCGCCCCCACGGCCATCGAACTGATCGCGGTGGGCGTCATCTTCTACCTCAATTTCGGGTGGGAGCTGGTCGCCGCGACCGCCTTTACCGTCGTCGCCTATATATATGTGACGAGGCTGATCACCGAATGGCGCACCAAGCTGCGCCGCGAGATGAACGATCTTGACGGCAAGGCGCTGCACCGCGCCGTGGATTCGCTCCTGAATTACGAGACGGTCAAGTATTTCGGCGCCGAAGAGCGCGAGGAAAAACGCTATTCCCAGGCCGCGCGCGCCTACGCAATGGCGGCGGCCAAGTCGGAGAATTCGCTTGCGCTTCTGAACGTGGTGCAATCGGTAATCACCAACGCCCTGATGGCAGGCGCGATGGCGTTCAGCGTCTGGGGTTGGAGCAAAGGTCAGCTGACCGTTGGCGATCTCGTTTTCGTGAACACGTATCTGATGCAGCTATTCCGCCCGCTCGATCTGCTCGGATGGGTGTATCGCACGATCCGTCAGGGACTGGTCGACATGGCGGAGATGTTCAAGCTGATGGACACTGCGGTCGAGGTGGAGGACGCGCCCGATGCAAAACCGCTGGTGGTGAACGAGCCGAGCATTGCCTTCGAGAATGTGACCTTCGGCTATGAGGCCGAGCGCACGATCATCAAGGGGCTGAGCTTCGAAGTACAGGCGGGCAGCACGCTTGCCATCGTCGGCCCATCGGGCGCGGGCAAGAGCACGATCGGGCGGCTTCTTTTCCGATTCTACGATCCGAAAGGCGGGCGCATCCTTATCGACGGTCAGGATATCGCCAAGGCCGAGCAGGACACTGTGCGCGCCGCCATCGGGATCGTCCCGCAGGACAGTGTCCTGTTCAACGATACGCTCGCCTACAATATCGCTTACGGCGCGGAAGGCGCGGGTCAGGAAACGGTCGAGGCCGCCGCGCGCGACGCTGCGCTCATGCCGCTGATCGAAAGCCTGCCCGAACGTTTCGAAACCACCGTGGGTGAGCGCGGGCTCAAACTGTCAGGTGGTGAGAAGCAGCGGGTCGCCATTGCACGCACGCTGGTCAAGAACCCGCCGATCCTGCTTCTCGATGAGGCGACAAGCGCGCTCGACACGCGGACCGAACAGGAAATTCTCGGCACGCTTCGCCGACTTGCGCAAGGGCGCACGACCATCGCAATCGCTCACAGGCTTTCCACGATTGCCGATGCCGACCGGATTATCGTGCTTGATCAGGGCCGACTTTGCGAGAGCGGTACGCATGCCGAATTGCTGGCCGCTGGAGGTCTCTATGCCGACATGTGGGCGCAGCAGGCGCAGGAAAAATCGACCCCCGAAGCCCAGCGGACCGAGGCGGCGGAATAA
- a CDS encoding aspartyl protease family protein, with product MHTLSALSAFALSLIGSSAATTAVNVEPPIVAPTPEIEAIAPDLANPATQVLELEEDRTNRYTVPVLVEGAGPYNFMIDTGSQATAVTHQINDALALNPFGIATLVGMASRRDVQVVEVDEMSFGNHTVRDLISPVLERQHVGADGIIGLDSLQDLRVLIDFREETIALQDVTDDRDARRGFEIIVRARAELGQLLITDAVVEGVRATVIIDTGAQSSIGNLALRERMRASRAQEITTTDVNGVDLIGQLQVVRSLNIEGMSLSNVPLTFADAPAFEALGLKDVPVLALGMDHLKIFDRVAIDFANQRVLFDVPRDVARAMRRNRSRGYRPIF from the coding sequence ATGCATACTCTATCGGCCCTGTCCGCCTTTGCCCTTAGCCTCATCGGCTCCAGCGCAGCGACCACTGCGGTAAACGTCGAACCACCGATTGTCGCGCCGACTCCCGAGATAGAAGCGATCGCGCCCGATCTCGCCAATCCGGCAACTCAGGTTCTCGAACTCGAAGAGGATCGGACCAACCGCTACACCGTGCCCGTTCTGGTCGAGGGAGCAGGGCCTTACAATTTCATGATCGACACTGGCAGTCAGGCGACCGCCGTCACGCATCAGATCAACGATGCCCTCGCGCTCAATCCCTTCGGTATTGCGACACTGGTCGGAATGGCCAGCCGCCGCGACGTTCAGGTGGTCGAGGTGGACGAGATGAGTTTCGGCAACCACACGGTGCGCGACCTGATTTCACCCGTACTTGAGCGCCAGCATGTCGGGGCCGACGGCATCATCGGGCTCGACAGCTTGCAGGACCTGCGCGTTCTCATCGACTTTCGAGAGGAGACCATTGCGCTTCAGGACGTGACCGATGACCGCGATGCGCGGCGCGGCTTCGAGATTATCGTGCGTGCGCGGGCCGAGCTTGGGCAGCTGCTCATAACCGACGCAGTGGTCGAAGGCGTGCGCGCAACCGTCATCATCGACACCGGCGCGCAGTCGAGCATTGGCAACCTCGCCTTGCGCGAACGCATGCGGGCAAGCCGCGCGCAGGAAATTACAACCACCGACGTCAATGGGGTCGACCTGATCGGCCAGCTTCAGGTGGTGCGATCGCTCAATATCGAGGGCATGTCGCTGAGCAATGTTCCGCTCACCTTCGCGGATGCCCCGGCTTTCGAAGCGCTGGGCCTCAAGGATGTGCCTGTGCTCGCGCTCGGCATGGATCATCTCAAGATCTTTGACCGCGTCGCGATCGACTTTGCCAACCAGCGTGTCCTGTTCGACGTGCCGCGCGATGTGGCGCGCGCCATGCGGCGCAACCGGTCGCGGGGATACCGCCCGATCTTTTAA
- a CDS encoding lipopolysaccharide biosynthesis protein, whose protein sequence is MQASAPSSDPSSADSSSNREHDSGFASRVRSAVIWRWGAQVGSQIITWTSTFLVVRLLDPTDYGLFAMSQVVVTALAFLNGSSFATSLVQTDRIDERRIGQVFGLLLMFAGVLATAQLMIAPFAADYFGEPVVADMLRLQAIIFLTVPFTALPGEWLARSLDFRKAGQVNMGAAVVGALTALALAWLGWGVWALVYAGISIFVSRAIGLMIAARLWVKPIFNPSGAWDLFTFGGTLTLCQLFWIIQSQSDVVIAGRLMETYDLGLYTQALFLTLIVTGRFIPPINEVALAAYSELHRANKPLGPYFLKTARLVMMVSAPVYIGLALTAEDAILVLMGEKWIGLIPIVAGLAVVMPAFALHLICSPVTNAMGRPKVYLFTSIVGAVLFPAVFFWGVSAGPMGLVYGWWIAAPLLCTITLTVTLPRIGVSLVALCGALAPIVLACAAMAVAVLGAQHFLVIDSPLLALVKNAALGAGVYAAVFWFGYRDIVRQTWALLRRSEEPQVAAAIS, encoded by the coding sequence ATGCAGGCCTCAGCCCCCTCTTCCGACCCTTCATCCGCCGATTCTTCATCGAATCGCGAGCATGATTCCGGATTCGCATCGCGCGTGCGCTCTGCGGTTATATGGCGGTGGGGTGCGCAGGTCGGTTCGCAGATTATCACGTGGACCTCGACCTTCCTTGTCGTGCGTCTGCTCGACCCGACAGATTATGGCCTGTTCGCGATGAGCCAGGTCGTGGTGACCGCACTCGCATTTCTGAATGGCAGCAGCTTTGCAACCTCGCTCGTCCAGACCGACCGCATTGACGAGCGCCGCATCGGGCAGGTCTTCGGGCTGCTTCTGATGTTCGCGGGCGTGCTTGCGACCGCCCAGCTGATGATCGCACCATTCGCAGCCGACTATTTCGGTGAGCCGGTGGTGGCCGACATGCTTCGCCTTCAGGCCATCATCTTTCTGACTGTCCCCTTCACCGCACTGCCGGGTGAATGGCTTGCACGTTCGCTCGACTTTCGAAAGGCGGGGCAGGTCAATATGGGCGCGGCTGTGGTAGGCGCGCTGACGGCGCTTGCTTTGGCGTGGCTGGGATGGGGCGTGTGGGCTCTTGTATATGCCGGGATTTCAATCTTCGTTTCGCGTGCGATCGGATTGATGATTGCAGCAAGGCTTTGGGTGAAGCCGATCTTCAATCCCTCAGGCGCCTGGGACCTGTTCACCTTTGGCGGCACGCTGACCTTGTGCCAGCTGTTCTGGATCATCCAGAGCCAGAGCGATGTCGTGATCGCGGGCCGCCTGATGGAGACCTATGACCTTGGCCTATATACGCAGGCGCTGTTCCTTACCCTGATCGTCACCGGGCGCTTCATTCCGCCGATCAACGAGGTCGCACTCGCCGCTTATTCCGAGCTTCACCGCGCGAACAAGCCGCTGGGCCCGTACTTCCTGAAAACGGCGCGGCTCGTGATGATGGTGTCCGCTCCCGTATACATAGGCCTCGCCCTCACCGCCGAAGACGCCATACTAGTGCTCATGGGTGAGAAGTGGATCGGGCTGATCCCGATCGTGGCGGGCCTTGCGGTCGTTATGCCTGCCTTCGCCCTGCATCTTATATGTTCGCCGGTGACCAACGCGATGGGTCGCCCCAAGGTTTATCTGTTCACCAGTATAGTCGGCGCGGTTCTTTTCCCGGCTGTCTTTTTCTGGGGAGTGTCCGCTGGACCTATGGGGCTGGTGTATGGATGGTGGATCGCCGCGCCGCTGCTTTGCACGATCACGCTGACCGTTACCCTCCCGCGGATAGGTGTCTCTTTGGTGGCTCTTTGCGGCGCTCTTGCCCCGATCGTGCTTGCCTGTGCTGCCATGGCGGTCGCCGTCCTGGGAGCGCAGCACTTCCTTGTGATCGACAGTCCGCTGCTCGCCCTCGTCAAGAATGCGGCGCTGGGTGCAGGAGTGTATGCCGCCGTCTTCTGGTTCGGGTATCGCGACATCGTGCGCCAGACCTGGGCGCTGCTCCGACGCTCGGAAGAGCCTCAGGTAGCCGCAGCGATCTCCTGA
- a CDS encoding serine hydrolase, with protein sequence MSLPLRSFLSVSASLALGACAADNGGVRHATDGASAEMAVEDMDVRALLTTRFADIAETEDIPAMSIGVVRGGRKAAIVNLGHHDRSGERPVDAQSIYQIASLSKTLTGALVSTMIADGAIDPQRSVASYLGDIVSDDASRQLEAITVENLLQHTAAIPEQACSLYRQREEGEAWPHGYSRAKLVADLDVIKIDRSKVGSFAYSSCGYAVLGLVAESAGGQDFASLLAGNVTRPNGMRDTTVVPDAMQRKRVTTPYRKDDRSTATSTSVMGMATPGSAIYSTLDDLMTFQIAQLAAYRRPANAAGPSPLVLTTNLTDVEGQPVKFGYGLIQLSHPKGTFYLHDGDADGFAAVYVFSPEHDLGLTILTTSGGRWLTDAAIETMVEIIASEGTPRGS encoded by the coding sequence ATGTCCCTCCCCCTGCGATCGTTCCTGAGCGTTTCGGCGTCGCTCGCTCTTGGTGCCTGTGCAGCTGACAATGGCGGAGTGCGCCACGCAACCGACGGCGCATCGGCCGAGATGGCGGTAGAGGATATGGATGTGCGCGCCCTTCTGACGACGCGCTTTGCCGATATAGCCGAGACGGAGGATATTCCGGCCATGTCGATCGGCGTGGTGCGCGGCGGGCGCAAGGCGGCAATCGTCAATCTGGGCCATCATGACCGCAGCGGCGAACGCCCTGTCGATGCGCAGTCGATCTACCAGATCGCCTCGCTTTCCAAGACGCTGACCGGTGCGCTGGTGAGCACGATGATCGCCGATGGCGCGATAGATCCGCAGCGGTCGGTCGCAAGCTATCTTGGCGATATCGTGAGCGACGACGCGAGCAGGCAGCTCGAAGCGATCACTGTGGAGAACCTCCTCCAGCATACTGCGGCGATCCCCGAACAGGCCTGTTCGCTCTATCGCCAGCGCGAAGAAGGCGAGGCGTGGCCGCACGGCTATTCACGCGCGAAACTGGTTGCGGATCTCGATGTGATCAAGATCGATCGCAGCAAGGTGGGCAGTTTCGCCTATTCCAGCTGCGGCTATGCGGTTCTTGGCCTGGTAGCCGAAAGTGCGGGAGGACAGGACTTCGCATCGTTGCTTGCGGGAAATGTCACCCGCCCAAATGGCATGCGCGATACGACAGTCGTGCCCGATGCAATGCAGCGTAAGCGGGTGACCACCCCCTATCGCAAGGATGATCGCAGCACCGCGACCTCAACCTCGGTGATGGGCATGGCGACGCCCGGCAGCGCGATCTATTCGACTCTCGATGATTTGATGACGTTCCAGATAGCGCAGCTTGCGGCCTATCGACGGCCTGCAAACGCCGCCGGTCCATCGCCGCTGGTGTTGACCACGAACCTGACCGATGTCGAAGGCCAGCCGGTTAAATTCGGTTACGGCCTGATCCAGCTCAGCCATCCAAAGGGCACTTTCTACCTGCATGATGGCGATGCCGATGGATTTGCTGCAGTCTATGTCTTTTCACCGGAGCACGATCTTGGGCTCACGATCCTGACCACCAGTGGTGGTCGCTGGTTAACCGATGCCGCGATCGAAACCATGGTCGAGATAATCGCATCTGAGGGAACGCCGAGGGGGTCGTGA
- a CDS encoding ABC transporter substrate-binding protein, whose amino-acid sequence MIRVGALVPLTSPGWAEAGEHLLAGIKLGARWINDRRGPHQEPVELLVRDTAGDASRAVAIVDELAAEGITALAGEYHSVVASAVAKRATELGLPFLCSSAVLDNLTDMPTNVVARLAPAQSRGWRVFADYLLEAGHRRIAVARQPSAYWEAGSEILNSHLASHGAELGVFELNSLSPDELSKALATDGATAVLILAGYPEPAASVAKAVRNAAGLEDILIGTPAGQAEFAEWAASLGQNGMGIPFLSYLPPELPPLGQEIQDSLRAHLNCQPSFVALEGFDTILALVDALDRREVRDPELWAGVDIHGTRGRITFSKVPGINVWQWAWPPIAVVERDRDDGGRLRMVFEPENEL is encoded by the coding sequence ATGATCCGCGTCGGCGCTCTGGTTCCATTGACGAGCCCCGGTTGGGCAGAGGCTGGGGAGCATCTGTTGGCAGGGATCAAGCTCGGAGCGCGTTGGATCAATGATCGGCGCGGCCCCCATCAAGAACCGGTCGAGCTTCTGGTGCGGGATACGGCGGGCGACGCCTCACGTGCGGTCGCGATCGTCGACGAGTTGGCGGCGGAGGGCATAACCGCCTTGGCCGGTGAATATCACAGCGTCGTTGCCAGCGCAGTGGCGAAAAGGGCGACCGAACTGGGGCTGCCCTTTCTTTGCTCCTCAGCCGTCCTCGACAATCTCACGGACATGCCGACGAATGTCGTCGCTCGCCTGGCTCCTGCCCAGTCGCGGGGTTGGCGTGTCTTTGCCGACTATCTGCTCGAAGCTGGGCATCGCCGAATAGCCGTCGCCCGACAACCGAGCGCTTACTGGGAAGCCGGATCGGAGATCTTGAACAGCCATTTGGCTTCACACGGGGCGGAACTGGGGGTGTTCGAACTCAATTCCCTTTCACCGGACGAACTGTCAAAGGCACTTGCGACCGATGGAGCGACGGCAGTGTTGATCCTCGCTGGGTATCCCGAACCTGCTGCTTCAGTTGCGAAGGCAGTGCGAAATGCTGCCGGGCTTGAGGATATTCTTATCGGCACTCCCGCCGGACAGGCCGAGTTTGCGGAATGGGCGGCATCGCTGGGTCAGAACGGCATGGGGATACCATTTCTGAGCTATCTGCCACCGGAATTGCCTCCATTGGGTCAGGAGATACAGGATTCGTTGCGCGCCCACCTGAACTGCCAACCATCGTTTGTCGCGCTTGAAGGCTTCGATACGATCCTGGCCTTGGTTGACGCTTTGGATCGGCGAGAGGTGCGCGATCCAGAACTCTGGGCGGGCGTCGATATTCATGGAACGCGAGGGAGAATTACCTTCTCCAAAGTGCCAGGCATCAATGTGTGGCAGTGGGCATGGCCGCCAATCGCGGTGGTGGAGCGTGACCGTGATGATGGCGGCCGGCTTCGGATGGTTTTTGAGCCTGAGAACGAGCTGTGA
- a CDS encoding serine hydrolase, with protein sequence MSASACAPASPVLEARPATALPPAQHVRLAQLWPQVSAEMAQSKLHGLSVAVFDNYEIVEVHTAGVKSIDTGAAMDERTAFSTASISKVATALLCLMLARDGVIDLDKPISGYLKSWQLPASEVPGAADVTWRQLLTHTAGTSQHGFADFYEGDAVPSLIDSLEGRLPRYDKPIEFLFAPGSSWKYSGGGYVIVQLALEDHLGRTLEEFAAERIFEPLGMADTTMVQPGSAGFPTNVALVHDESGAVIRTGLPITPQISASGMWSTPSDMARFMIAFQRALDGQEVGVITPSLAREMTEIISLRYVGGIGTPFFRGMGFGNTDWFRHDGSNTGVNVEMLASMQGGYGVVIMGNGDDPNTNPVFATLRREIIDAMGWRHRQRLDSRPVEPALRDAILGPYNGLLYGMGFDYRIEQIEGELWVGSEFFQHFLGIDRSRMHHLGNGLFAVEDYPNRLRFERGADGSLANVHVFREGDDSAPVTRSIAEMRPAE encoded by the coding sequence ATGAGCGCCTCCGCCTGCGCGCCCGCCAGCCCGGTCCTCGAAGCGCGGCCCGCCACTGCGCTGCCGCCCGCTCAACATGTCAGGCTTGCCCAGCTCTGGCCGCAGGTCTCTGCCGAAATGGCGCAGAGCAAGCTGCACGGCCTCAGCGTTGCAGTCTTCGACAATTACGAGATCGTCGAAGTGCACACTGCAGGCGTGAAATCTATCGATACAGGCGCTGCCATGGATGAGCGGACGGCCTTTTCGACGGCTTCGATTTCGAAGGTCGCCACCGCCCTTTTATGCCTGATGCTCGCGCGCGACGGGGTGATCGATCTCGACAAGCCGATCAGTGGATATCTCAAGAGCTGGCAATTGCCCGCGAGCGAGGTGCCCGGCGCGGCCGATGTGACATGGCGGCAATTGCTCACGCACACTGCGGGCACATCGCAGCACGGCTTCGCGGATTTTTACGAAGGAGACGCGGTCCCTTCGCTCATCGACAGCCTCGAAGGAAGGCTGCCGCGCTATGACAAGCCAATAGAGTTCCTTTTCGCGCCTGGCTCCAGCTGGAAATATAGCGGCGGCGGGTATGTCATCGTGCAATTGGCGCTCGAAGATCATCTGGGTCGCACTCTCGAAGAATTCGCTGCAGAGCGAATTTTCGAGCCATTGGGGATGGCGGATACGACCATGGTGCAACCCGGTTCGGCGGGGTTTCCGACTAACGTCGCGCTTGTCCACGACGAGAGCGGTGCCGTCATCCGCACCGGCCTGCCGATCACGCCGCAGATCAGCGCATCGGGAATGTGGTCGACGCCGTCGGACATGGCGAGGTTCATGATTGCCTTCCAGCGCGCGCTGGACGGGCAGGAGGTCGGCGTGATCACCCCATCGCTGGCGCGCGAGATGACCGAAATTATCTCTTTGCGCTACGTGGGCGGGATAGGAACGCCTTTCTTCCGGGGCATGGGGTTCGGCAATACCGATTGGTTCCGCCACGACGGGTCCAACACGGGGGTCAATGTAGAGATGCTCGCCTCGATGCAGGGAGGCTACGGTGTCGTGATCATGGGCAATGGTGACGATCCGAACACCAACCCGGTCTTCGCCACGCTGCGGCGGGAAATCATCGACGCGATGGGCTGGCGGCATCGCCAGCGGTTGGACAGCCGCCCGGTCGAGCCGGCTCTGCGTGATGCCATCCTCGGCCCTTACAACGGGCTTCTGTACGGCATGGGCTTTGACTACCGGATTGAGCAGATTGAGGGCGAGCTGTGGGTGGGCTCGGAATTCTTCCAGCATTTCCTCGGTATTGATCGCAGCCGGATGCATCATCTCGGCAATGGTCTGTTCGCGGTCGAGGATTATCCCAACCGCCTGCGCTTCGAGCGCGGCGCCGATGGCTCGCTGGCCAATGTGCATGTTTTCCGAGAGGGCGATGACAGCGCGCCCGTCACTCGCTCGATTGCCGAGATGAGACCTGCCGAATGA
- a CDS encoding pyridoxamine 5'-phosphate oxidase family protein, which yields MARSRTPYLPESPFTAAGINRVKQIAKRGAYDRESVFAILDRGFVAHVAFIDEGRPVVIPLVYGRNDDRLFLHGHRKSRAMTSCDGEPVSLCVTLVDGIVVGRSIFESSMNYRSVVVHGRAFPIEETEARMEALRCVSEHMFPGRWDEVRAPYDKEIKGTGVYEVVIEAASAKVRAGPPIDDYDEFDPATWVGVVPVTTTLGRPIADTCVPRDAPVPASLSRIVKG from the coding sequence ATGGCGCGATCACGAACACCCTATCTACCCGAAAGTCCCTTCACTGCCGCCGGGATCAACCGCGTAAAGCAGATCGCAAAACGCGGTGCGTACGACCGCGAGTCCGTTTTTGCGATTCTGGACCGGGGGTTCGTCGCGCATGTCGCCTTTATCGACGAGGGCCGACCCGTCGTCATCCCGCTGGTCTATGGCCGCAACGATGATCGCCTTTTTCTCCATGGTCACCGCAAGTCGCGCGCGATGACGTCTTGCGACGGGGAACCGGTGAGCCTGTGCGTCACCCTGGTCGACGGCATTGTGGTCGGTCGCTCGATCTTCGAATCCTCGATGAATTACCGCTCGGTCGTCGTGCATGGACGGGCATTCCCGATCGAGGAGACGGAGGCGCGGATGGAGGCGCTGCGATGCGTCTCGGAGCACATGTTCCCGGGTCGCTGGGACGAGGTTCGCGCGCCGTATGACAAGGAAATCAAGGGCACTGGCGTCTACGAGGTCGTCATAGAAGCCGCCTCTGCCAAGGTGCGGGCCGGTCCTCCCATCGATGACTACGACGAGTTCGACCCTGCCACATGGGTGGGTGTAGTCCCGGTGACGACTACCCTAGGGCGACCGATTGCCGACACCTGCGTGCCGCGCGATGCGCCGGTCCCGGCGTCCCTCTCACGGATCGTGAAGGGTTAG
- a CDS encoding PLP-dependent aminotransferase family protein, translating to MNIDTISLDRTSRESLSSQFARQLRSAITSGSIKSGQRLPSSRSSAEAHGISRNTVADAYAQLISESFAVSRPGSGTYVAQGLASTVSVVDAAPPNGPPQLSRRGEAMVQASPPVDPLTRRPVLAPGVPATDLFPRESWARAIARGGRLAAGRDVEDDPLGWRPLRMAIADHIGPSRAVACHPDRIMIFDGARSAIELMLKLLTDPGDRAWLEDPGYTEARHVISHNGVEVVPVPCDAEGLIVEHGERAAPNARMAYVTPAHQYPSGVIMSARRRMDLLAWAERSGAWIIEDDYDGEFRHRGSPTATLASIDRSHRVIHMGTFSKSMFPALRLAYLVLPPALVDPAASLRFAMSGHTGVTAQRGLAEFIVSGQFASHVRAMRKVYGERQQALLTALDQHFRDRLKVGPDDTGLHITGEFTAPVAQAKLAAALKQSGVGANPLSAYFADPQGGAAGLVMGYAGWPEKALAKGVRLLAGALAET from the coding sequence ATGAATATCGACACCATCTCGCTCGATCGCACTTCGAGGGAGAGCCTTTCGAGCCAATTTGCGCGCCAGCTCCGCAGCGCGATAACGAGTGGTTCCATCAAGTCTGGCCAGCGTCTGCCCTCGTCGCGAAGTTCGGCGGAAGCGCACGGCATTAGCCGGAATACCGTGGCGGATGCTTATGCTCAGCTCATCTCGGAAAGCTTCGCGGTGTCGCGGCCTGGCTCCGGGACCTATGTTGCGCAAGGGCTGGCCTCCACCGTCTCGGTGGTCGACGCCGCGCCGCCGAACGGCCCGCCGCAGCTTTCACGCAGGGGTGAGGCGATGGTGCAAGCGAGCCCGCCTGTCGATCCGCTCACCCGGCGCCCGGTGCTGGCCCCCGGCGTTCCCGCCACCGACCTCTTCCCGCGCGAAAGCTGGGCACGAGCCATCGCCCGCGGCGGGAGGTTGGCCGCAGGAAGGGACGTCGAGGACGATCCGTTGGGCTGGCGGCCGCTTAGGATGGCTATCGCCGATCATATCGGCCCCTCGCGGGCCGTGGCCTGCCATCCCGATCGGATCATGATCTTCGACGGTGCGCGCAGCGCTATCGAGCTGATGCTGAAGCTGCTTACCGACCCCGGCGATCGCGCGTGGCTCGAGGACCCGGGGTATACCGAAGCCCGGCACGTCATCAGCCACAATGGCGTCGAAGTCGTGCCGGTGCCGTGCGATGCGGAGGGGCTGATAGTGGAACACGGGGAACGCGCCGCTCCTAATGCACGGATGGCCTACGTCACGCCTGCGCATCAATATCCGTCGGGGGTCATCATGAGCGCAAGACGCCGCATGGACCTTCTGGCGTGGGCCGAGCGTAGCGGGGCATGGATCATCGAAGACGATTACGATGGCGAGTTCAGGCACCGCGGCTCGCCGACCGCAACCCTGGCGAGCATCGACCGCTCGCATCGCGTGATCCACATGGGCACATTCAGCAAGTCGATGTTTCCCGCGCTGCGCCTCGCTTATCTGGTCTTGCCCCCTGCGCTGGTCGACCCGGCGGCATCCCTACGCTTTGCAATGAGCGGACATACCGGTGTGACCGCCCAGAGAGGATTGGCCGAGTTCATCGTCTCGGGCCAGTTCGCATCGCATGTGCGAGCCATGCGGAAAGTCTATGGCGAGCGCCAGCAGGCGCTGCTGACGGCCCTCGATCAGCATTTCCGCGACAGGTTGAAGGTGGGTCCCGACGACACCGGGCTTCATATTACGGGCGAGTTTACCGCGCCTGTTGCGCAAGCAAAGCTGGCGGCGGCCCTGAAGCAGAGCGGGGTCGGTGCCAATCCGCTCTCCGCATATTTCGCAGATCCGCAAGGCGGCGCAGCTGGACTGGTCATGGGCTACGCGGGCTGGCCGGAAAAGGCGCTCGCCAAAGGCGTGAGGCTGCTGGCTGGCGCCTTGGCCGAGACCTAG